AATTCATTGACCCCTGTATTGGGTCAGATTGGTCTGGTCTGAATGTTTGGCACTTGGGCCCATGGGAAAAGTGAAATGGCGATTGTAATCCACAAACATAGCTGGTGGGTCCTTGTCCAACGGGACTTTTTGCCTGGCCAGATTGATATCTGAATAAATGGCAGTGAGATATCAACATGGAAGTGATCATTTTGGACCCAGTACATGGACCAACCGGCTTGGGAATTAAGTTATTAATGATCACTTGGCCCCTGATATCCCCTGTATGGGCCCCTGATATCCCCTGTATGGGCCCCTGATATCCCTGTATGGGCACCTGATATCCCCTGTATGGGCCCCTGATATCCCCTGTATGGGCCCCTGATATCCCCTGTATGGGCCCCTGATATCCCTGTATGGGCACCTGATatcccctgtatgggcacctttaaagagATATTGTCAACTAAATACCGCGATTTATAAAGACCTGAAAACAATGAGTGATGTTTATTTAAGGGCACCTTAGAGACAACGGATGGTTAGCCTCCAGCCTGAGATTAACTcttatgtagcctttccttctcctttaaagactcaGTTTGCCACATCTTTTCATTCAATGCAAGGATTTTTCAGAATTCAAGTCTAATAgccaaatatactgtacatggcaTATATAGCATGTTCAGGGGTTTTGTCTATGATAATTATATGCCCATTATAGCTGTACCCATAAGTAGTAAATAAGGCCTTAAAAGTTGTTGCTGCAGTGAGCAGGAGTGCGCTGTCACAATGTGGCCCCCGCAGCACTCACAGCCTGTAAACAAACGTCACATGACCTCACAACTGCATCATAGGAGAGCCAACTGCCCCCAAAGAAATCGTCAGTTGGTACCAACTGCCCTAGAGAGACACAAGCTGGAGGAGGATGGGCTTGTTTTTCTCATCGCCGAGTTGCTCTTCGGAGCAGATTTCAACAACATATTCACCTGATTTTTCTTCAATTCATCATTCTACCGAAAATGTAACTTCTCAGGCTCGTGAAAAGCGTTCTGTGGCTTGTCAGACTGATGGGGATCCTGGTGTGACTCAGCCAGCTATTGAGCAGCTGTCGGTTGTGGATCCATATTGGGAGGTGCTGGACCCCAAACCCGATATCCACGCCCTATTTGACGACTTTAATAAGAGATTCTTTCGTGGACTGTTACCGCCAATTGACCTTAAATGGAGTAACAGGTTATGCATGTAAGTCAGGAACTAATGGGGTTTGTTGTTAATAGACCTTGGGGGACAATCTGTGTCACTGTCACTGCTATACAGCTTCCCCCCAACTTCCCCAGCCTGGTAAGGTGCACAGGAGGGAGAGATCTGTATGTGCAGAGCAATTAGTTTTCTGTTAAAAGAGACACATAGGATAAGTGACTGCCCCCTaaacttgtaggcaataatgaatactatatggtgctggtttcactctgggctaaaggTTTAAACTTTATTGGAGATAGATCTTCTCTGGGGTGGGTGGGTCCTTACGGTCCCTGCCagaggcacagtaggagggggacagccaatcacagccctgcagtcacacaagcaaaaaacaggcttcagttccctctcaggtccacctagctgctgattggctcctatcctaTAATGCAGTGTGTGgacccccctgcacagcctgggaaaggaggcagcagcaAGTGGActagatgggtgggactagtagacTAGTAGTTTTtgcaaaaatgttcaataaatttaCCCTAAACACTACTTTTTTAAGCACTTTCCTTCTTCATTTCAAAAAGTATAACTGGCACgttcttgtttttcacacaatatgcaCAGATGCACCCATTCCATGTATTTGACTGCCATTTTTTGCCTTCTCCATAGCAAACCTACTAACATACTGGCTGTACAGGGCAGGGGCTAGAACAAGACAAGTGcagtatcatataaatagagTTTATTCAGCTCAGACACTTCtcaattctgcattatttttttccagcacTGCGGGAATTTGCATCCAAGATAATATAAGTGGAAAATGCAGAATTCGCCTGAACAAACCTCTCCTTGATTTACGGCCAAGGAAAAATACAGTGGAAGTAAGTTTTCTCTTTTTGGGGTTTGTGCCCCCATTTAATCCTTAGGAAGGCTGCATATGGCCCGCAGGCCTCTAGTTGGGCAGCCCTGGCCTAGGTGATGTATCCAAGCTAACTGGtacttttatattaatataaaataaggaCAGATTAACCAATTCAAAAattttggtttttatttgttTGCTTCTGGAATCAGATGTGTGCATGTAATATCTATGGAAAGACATGGGTTTGCCTGCAAAGATGTgatgcattttttataaataaaggcaGAACAAGTAACATTGGGGCTGTTTCTCACCCTACAGACGCTCCTGCATGAAATGATCCACTACTACCAGCGAGTCAGAGGAACAAGTGATATAGATCATGGCGCAACCTTTCATTTTCACATGGAACGAATCAATAGAGAAAGTGGCGCAAATATTACGGTAAGTAGTtccgtatatatacagtatatacatacacacacttatacattatattgtattgtaccattcatttctattattattttattcattact
The genomic region above belongs to Xenopus tropicalis strain Nigerian chromosome 9, UCB_Xtro_10.0, whole genome shotgun sequence and contains:
- the LOC116407689 gene encoding sprT-like domain-containing protein Spartan; amino-acid sequence: MGLFFSSPSCSSEQISTTYSPDFSSIHHSTENVTSQAREKRSVACQTDGDPGVTQPAIEQLSVVDPYWEVLDPKPDIHALFDDFNKRFFRGLLPPIDLKWSNRLCITAGICIQDNISGKCRIRLNKPLLDLRPRKNTVETLLHEMIHYYQRVRGTSDIDHGATFHFHMERINRESGANITVYHDFDREYESLKRHWWKCNGPCAQVVRRLADRTPGSKAHKRKCGGEFIKVREPKRMRTGL